A stretch of the Nitrospirota bacterium genome encodes the following:
- the urtB gene encoding urea ABC transporter permease subunit UrtB, with product MKNIVIISKFRTLPSLMFLGLLAVCGSEGATAAEGAAAPSPPPAVERALANLSSNDEAVREAAIRTLIEQGDERLLPRLDAIRADADRSLRLAIKPVMDLLKNRAKLASDEPDERRSAATDLGTLGRPAAIPWLEQAAAREPNRWVRYTMEESAHLLKLASGDADARAAAVVKLGELRSQNALPALKEFARAAADPGATDEQKVLARAATEAIERIEVWATWSSAFETLFRGISLSSILLIMSLGLAIVFGLMGVINMAHGELMMVGAYATFITQECFKAYLPPDIFDYYFLLSMPISFVVAALFGLILEAAVIRFLYGRPLETMLATWGLSLVMIQAARVYFGDLTAVVAPGWLSGGVQIMVGVYLPYNRLFIIALSIVCVAGIYVLLFRSGLGLRVRAVMQNRNMSACLGIPTRKVDAYTFAFGSGLAGLAGCALTLIGNVEPGLGQNYIVDSFMVVVTGGVGKLMGTIVAALGIGGLNKLLEPSFGAVYGKVLILVLVILFLQWRPSGLFAIKGRYVE from the coding sequence GTGAAAAATATCGTGATCATCTCGAAGTTCAGAACGCTACCGTCTTTGATGTTTCTCGGGCTGCTTGCAGTGTGTGGAAGTGAAGGGGCGACGGCGGCGGAGGGGGCGGCGGCGCCGTCTCCGCCGCCTGCGGTCGAGCGGGCGCTGGCGAATCTGTCGAGCAACGATGAGGCGGTGCGGGAGGCGGCGATCCGCACGCTCATCGAGCAGGGCGATGAACGCCTGCTGCCTCGCCTGGACGCGATTCGAGCCGACGCGGATCGCAGTCTCCGGCTGGCCATCAAGCCGGTGATGGATCTGCTGAAGAACCGCGCCAAGCTGGCCAGCGACGAGCCGGATGAGCGCCGCTCCGCGGCGACGGACTTGGGGACGCTCGGCCGGCCGGCGGCGATCCCCTGGCTGGAGCAAGCCGCCGCCCGGGAGCCGAATCGCTGGGTGCGCTACACGATGGAGGAGTCGGCGCACCTGTTGAAACTGGCCTCGGGTGATGCGGATGCCCGGGCCGCCGCGGTCGTCAAATTGGGCGAGCTGCGGAGTCAGAACGCGTTGCCTGCATTGAAGGAGTTCGCGCGGGCCGCCGCCGATCCCGGCGCGACCGATGAACAGAAAGTTCTCGCGCGGGCCGCAACCGAGGCTATCGAGCGCATCGAAGTTTGGGCGACCTGGTCCAGCGCCTTTGAAACCCTCTTCAGAGGAATCAGCCTCAGTTCTATCTTGTTGATCATGTCCTTAGGCCTGGCCATCGTCTTCGGACTGATGGGCGTGATCAACATGGCCCACGGCGAATTGATGATGGTTGGGGCCTACGCCACGTTCATCACGCAGGAATGCTTCAAGGCCTATCTTCCGCCGGACATCTTCGACTATTATTTCCTTCTCTCCATGCCCATTTCGTTTGTGGTTGCGGCGCTGTTCGGACTGATCCTGGAGGCCGCCGTCATCCGGTTCCTCTACGGGCGTCCGCTGGAAACCATGTTGGCGACCTGGGGGCTCAGCCTCGTCATGATCCAAGCCGCCCGTGTGTACTTCGGGGACCTGACCGCGGTGGTCGCCCCCGGTTGGCTGAGCGGCGGCGTGCAGATCATGGTCGGGGTCTATCTGCCCTACAACCGGCTCTTCATCATTGCGTTGTCCATCGTGTGCGTCGCCGGCATCTATGTCCTGCTGTTCCGGTCCGGGCTGGGCCTGCGGGTACGGGCCGTGATGCAGAACCGCAACATGAGCGCGTGTCTGGGCATCCCCACCCGAAAGGTCGATGCCTACACCTTCGCCTTCGGGTCGGGCCTGGCGGGATTGGCCGGTTGCGCGCTCACGCTGATCGGCAACGTCGAACCGGGCTTGGGCCAGAACTACATCGTGGACTCCTTCATGGTGGTCGTCACCGGCGGGGTCGGCAAGCTGATGGGCACGATCGTCGCGGCGCTCGGCATCGGCGGGCTCAACAAATTGCTGGAGCCCAGTTTCGGGGCCGTCTACGGTAAAGTCCTGATCCTGGTGCTCGTGATCCTGTTCCTGCAGTGGCGGCCTTCCGGGCTGTTTGCGATCAAAGGGCGATACGTCGAATAG
- a CDS encoding urease subunit gamma, whose protein sequence is MHLTPREQEKLLIYIAAQLAKERKARGLKLNHPEAVAYITAAILEGIRDGRSVSDLMTYGATLLTRKDVMPGVPEMIPEIQVEGTFPDGTKLVTVHQPIR, encoded by the coding sequence ATGCATTTGACGCCAAGAGAACAGGAAAAACTCCTGATCTATATCGCCGCGCAGTTAGCGAAGGAGCGGAAGGCCCGGGGATTGAAGTTGAATCATCCCGAAGCGGTGGCCTATATCACGGCGGCGATTCTGGAAGGCATCCGCGACGGGCGTTCGGTGTCCGATCTCATGACCTATGGCGCGACGCTGCTCACCCGCAAGGATGTCATGCCCGGCGTGCCGGAGATGATTCCGGAGATCCAGGTGGAAGGCACCTTCCCCGACGGTACGAAGTTGGTCACGGTCCATCAGCCGATTCGCTGA
- the urtC gene encoding urea ABC transporter permease subunit UrtC, which produces MGDRHEREGLAFWLVGFTLLVILPLLNVLPAEDSWLRVSDFTLNRFGKFLAFAILALGLDLIWGYTGILSLGHGVFFGLGAYAIGMHLMLAIGTESVYGSELPDFMVWNQVKELPLFWKPFYSFTFAFAAALLVPTLFALVFGFLAFRSRIKGVYFAIITQALALSAWLVFNRNETNLGGTNGLTDFKKMLGFRLSEPGTQRALYVITVLCLGAAYLLCRWIVRSRTGKVLVAIRDSEQRVLFSGYSPANYKLFVFVVSAALAGLAGMLYVPQVGIITPAQIGVLPSLEMVIWVAVGGRGTLIGAIIGAVGVNWARSILTNHFPDLWPFFLGGLFVAVVLLFPDGLVGLGRKLRVGWRGLHKPIAVPEPASKG; this is translated from the coding sequence ATGGGTGACAGGCATGAACGGGAAGGGCTTGCGTTTTGGCTGGTCGGTTTCACGCTCCTGGTGATCCTGCCCTTGCTGAACGTCCTCCCGGCGGAAGATTCCTGGCTCCGTGTTTCGGACTTCACCCTCAACCGCTTCGGCAAATTCCTCGCCTTCGCTATTCTCGCGTTGGGCCTCGACTTGATCTGGGGCTACACCGGTATTCTGAGCTTGGGCCACGGCGTGTTCTTCGGACTGGGGGCGTATGCCATCGGCATGCATCTCATGCTGGCGATCGGCACGGAGAGCGTGTACGGCAGCGAGCTGCCGGACTTCATGGTTTGGAACCAGGTGAAGGAGCTGCCGCTCTTTTGGAAGCCGTTTTATAGCTTCACGTTTGCCTTCGCCGCCGCGCTTCTTGTCCCGACGCTCTTCGCCCTGGTGTTCGGGTTCCTGGCGTTCCGCAGCCGGATCAAGGGCGTCTACTTCGCCATCATCACCCAGGCCTTGGCGCTCTCGGCCTGGCTCGTCTTCAATCGCAACGAGACCAACCTGGGCGGCACCAACGGTCTGACCGACTTCAAGAAGATGCTCGGCTTCCGGCTGAGCGAACCGGGCACGCAGCGCGCCCTCTATGTCATCACCGTGCTGTGCCTGGGGGCGGCCTATCTGCTGTGTCGCTGGATCGTCCGATCCCGAACGGGCAAGGTCCTGGTCGCCATCCGTGACAGCGAGCAGCGGGTGCTCTTCTCCGGCTATTCGCCGGCCAACTACAAGCTGTTCGTCTTCGTCGTCTCGGCGGCCTTAGCCGGACTCGCCGGCATGCTCTACGTGCCGCAGGTCGGGATCATCACGCCGGCGCAAATCGGGGTGCTGCCGTCGTTGGAAATGGTCATCTGGGTGGCGGTCGGCGGGCGCGGCACGCTGATCGGGGCGATCATCGGCGCGGTCGGGGTCAATTGGGCGCGCAGTATTCTGACCAACCATTTTCCCGACCTCTGGCCGTTTTTTTTGGGCGGCCTCTTCGTCGCAGTGGTGCTGTTGTTTCCGGACGGCCTGGTCGGGCTGGGCCGAAAGCTCCGGGTCGGCTGGCGCGGGTTGCATAAACCGATAGCTGTGCCGGAACCGGCGAGTAAGGGGTAG
- a CDS encoding urease subunit beta, giving the protein MPTKTTRSPTKAPKKMKAGGDSLSAAIKAELAKPIVPGEVLPGVGDIEAFKGRETRELAVTNTGDRPIQVGSHCHFFEVNRALTFDRERAYGFRLCIPAGTAVRFEPGEEKRVTLVALAGNRIARGINGLTEGPLGDPSTKAGALARAAERGFLRKGGGR; this is encoded by the coding sequence ATGCCGACGAAGACCACGCGGTCCCCGACCAAGGCTCCCAAGAAAATGAAGGCCGGAGGAGACTCTCTGTCCGCCGCGATCAAAGCCGAGCTTGCAAAGCCGATCGTTCCAGGCGAAGTCCTGCCGGGAGTCGGAGACATTGAAGCCTTCAAGGGGCGTGAGACCAGAGAACTCGCGGTGACGAACACCGGCGATCGACCGATTCAGGTCGGGTCGCATTGCCATTTTTTCGAGGTCAATCGGGCGCTGACATTCGACCGTGAGCGGGCGTACGGATTTCGGCTCTGCATTCCGGCCGGCACGGCCGTACGGTTCGAGCCAGGGGAAGAGAAGCGGGTCACGCTTGTGGCTCTGGCCGGGAACAGGATCGCGCGCGGCATCAACGGGTTGACCGAAGGGCCGCTGGGCGATCCGAGCACCAAAGCGGGAGCGCTGGCTCGCGCGGCGGAACGCGGTTTTCTCCGGAAAGGAGGCGGGCGGTGA
- the urtE gene encoding urea ABC transporter ATP-binding subunit UrtE produces the protein MNAMLQLESVNVYYGESHILRDVSFTVERGQVLCLMGRNGVGKTTTLKAIMGLLPVRSGRVWFDGVEITKDSPDRRVRGGLAYVPQGREIFPHLTVRENLRLGLWAGSAVGDRTTETAAFDEVFSLFPKLTMLLERPGGVLSGGEQQQLAIARALLSQPKMLLLDEPTEGIQPSIVDLIEEVIIGFKAQRRFAILLVEQGLQFAARLADRYVIMAKGTVVASGKTSELSQEQVRQHLVV, from the coding sequence ATGAATGCAATGCTGCAGCTCGAGAGCGTGAACGTGTATTACGGCGAAAGCCATATCCTGCGAGACGTGTCGTTCACGGTCGAGCGGGGGCAGGTGCTCTGTCTGATGGGACGGAACGGGGTCGGCAAGACGACGACGCTGAAGGCCATCATGGGCCTGCTGCCGGTCCGGTCCGGCCGGGTGTGGTTTGATGGGGTCGAGATCACGAAGGACTCGCCGGATCGGCGGGTCCGCGGCGGCCTGGCCTACGTGCCGCAGGGGCGGGAGATCTTTCCTCACCTGACCGTCCGGGAGAATCTGCGACTCGGTCTGTGGGCCGGATCGGCAGTCGGCGATCGGACCACCGAGACCGCGGCATTCGACGAGGTGTTCTCCCTGTTCCCCAAGTTGACCATGCTGCTGGAGCGGCCCGGAGGGGTACTGAGCGGCGGCGAGCAGCAACAACTCGCGATCGCGCGGGCGCTGCTGTCCCAGCCCAAGATGTTGTTGTTGGACGAACCGACCGAGGGGATCCAGCCCTCGATCGTGGATCTCATTGAGGAGGTAATCATCGGCTTCAAAGCCCAAAGACGGTTCGCCATTCTGCTTGTGGAGCAGGGCCTGCAGTTCGCGGCGAGGTTGGCGGATCGGTATGTGATTATGGCCAAAGGGACGGTGGTGGCGTCGGGCAAGACGTCGGAACTGAGCCAGGAACAGGTGCGGCAGCATTTGGTCGTGTGA
- the urtD gene encoding urea ABC transporter ATP-binding protein UrtD encodes MTDRGSIIYLEGVTVDYDGFKALNNLNFIVDYHELRVVIGPNGAGKTTLLDVISGKVQPVAGRVIFGKDTDLIGLPEHEIAQLGIGRKFQAPSIYGNLTVWENLDLSLRRPSKGVFATLLGRSTPAERERIAETLETIGLKDKAHLRAGALSHGEKQWLEIGMVILQDPALLLVDEPVAGMTDRETEQTGVLLKSLADKHAIVVIEHDMEFVRQIARIVTVLHEGTVICEGPVEKVQSDPRVVEIYLGHHKIAHA; translated from the coding sequence GTGACCGACCGCGGTTCCATCATCTATCTCGAGGGCGTGACCGTCGATTACGACGGGTTCAAGGCGCTGAACAACCTGAATTTCATCGTGGACTATCACGAGCTGCGGGTCGTCATCGGTCCGAACGGGGCGGGCAAGACGACGCTGCTGGATGTGATCTCCGGCAAGGTCCAGCCCGTCGCCGGCCGGGTGATTTTCGGGAAGGACACCGACCTGATCGGCTTGCCGGAACACGAGATCGCCCAGTTGGGGATCGGCCGGAAGTTCCAGGCTCCGTCAATCTACGGCAACCTCACGGTCTGGGAAAATCTCGACCTGTCCCTGCGGCGTCCCAGCAAGGGCGTCTTCGCCACGCTGTTGGGCAGATCCACGCCGGCGGAGCGGGAGCGAATCGCCGAGACGTTGGAGACGATCGGGCTCAAGGACAAGGCCCATCTCCGCGCCGGCGCGCTCTCGCACGGGGAAAAGCAGTGGCTGGAGATCGGGATGGTGATCCTGCAGGACCCGGCGCTTTTATTGGTGGACGAGCCGGTGGCCGGCATGACGGATCGAGAGACCGAGCAGACCGGGGTGTTGCTCAAGTCCTTGGCGGACAAACACGCGATCGTCGTGATCGAGCACGACATGGAGTTCGTACGGCAGATCGCGCGCATCGTGACGGTGCTGCACGAGGGCACGGTCATTTGCGAAGGGCCGGTCGAGAAAGTGCAGTCGGACCCACGCGTGGTCGAAATTTACCTGGGGCATCACAAGATCGCCCATGCCTGA